The proteins below are encoded in one region of Streptomyces cyanogenus:
- a CDS encoding phage holin family protein, protein MRCTGVHGVRWRRIASQTGRSITVWAVSTVTMLALAALLPDFRLQSPDGDSATRIAVTAACGAGAFGILSAVVWPLLVRLFLLVPALVLGLLVFFLNGSLLLLALRVNPSGRAEAAPETAVIVAAVMSAVASATGAALAVRDDETYRRRLHRLATRSRRARPPCPTAPGLVCVQLDGVGHEVLVEAVRKGLMPTVGRWLAGGDGTRPTDGTTHPPVHRAQPTHRLTAWRTDWSSQTGASQLGILHGTSFDVPAFRWYEKDRGEVMVCNRPTSAAELQRRATLHTGDGGLLTVDGASRGNLFSGGAGEQALVLSIAIRRRGRANRSRAGYFAYFSDPANAVRTALSFLAEVAREIGQSTRARLRRQRPRVGRGGLYPVVRAFATVVERDVVVAAVMGDMLAGRTCVYADLVAYDEVAHHSGPHSRDAEKVLQRLDRSLALLERVAEHAPRPYRIVVLSDHGQSPGETFRSRYGLTLEDLVRAGCGLPVPRRAERTRSGAEARAAVRAALRRPVEEKDDHRTDRRSGPIVLASGNLGLISFPDVPHRMTKEEIDARHPALLTTLANHPGIGFLLVRSEEHGGVVLGAHGAEIPLAGLDDDPGPLARFGPGAADAVRRTHSFPHTADIMVNSAYDPADGEVLAFEEQIGSHGGLGGAQSRPFLLSPRELSAPAADDEELAGAEHIHRVLRRWLGESSGSGVPLARDVEEERAA, encoded by the coding sequence ATGAGGTGTACGGGCGTGCACGGGGTGCGGTGGCGACGGATCGCCAGTCAGACAGGACGGAGCATCACCGTCTGGGCGGTCTCCACGGTCACCATGCTGGCCCTCGCCGCACTCCTGCCCGACTTCCGGCTCCAGTCCCCGGACGGTGACAGCGCCACCCGCATCGCCGTCACCGCCGCCTGCGGCGCCGGAGCCTTCGGCATCCTCTCGGCCGTCGTCTGGCCCCTCCTGGTCCGCCTGTTCCTGCTCGTCCCGGCACTCGTCCTCGGCCTGCTGGTCTTCTTCCTCAACGGCTCCCTGCTGCTGCTCGCCCTGCGCGTCAACCCCTCCGGCCGCGCGGAGGCCGCCCCCGAGACCGCCGTCATCGTCGCCGCCGTGATGTCCGCCGTCGCCTCCGCCACCGGCGCGGCCCTCGCCGTCCGCGACGACGAGACCTACCGGCGCCGCCTGCACCGCCTCGCCACCCGCAGCCGCCGGGCCCGTCCGCCGTGCCCCACGGCGCCCGGGCTGGTCTGCGTGCAGCTGGACGGGGTCGGTCATGAGGTTCTCGTGGAAGCCGTGCGGAAGGGGCTGATGCCCACGGTGGGCCGTTGGCTGGCCGGCGGCGACGGTACCCGGCCGACGGACGGCACCACGCATCCGCCGGTCCACCGCGCCCAGCCCACCCACCGCCTCACTGCCTGGCGCACCGACTGGTCCAGCCAGACCGGCGCCAGCCAGCTCGGCATCCTGCACGGCACCAGCTTCGACGTCCCGGCCTTCCGCTGGTACGAGAAGGACCGCGGTGAGGTGATGGTCTGCAACCGGCCGACGAGCGCCGCCGAACTGCAACGCCGCGCCACACTGCACACCGGTGACGGCGGACTGCTCACCGTCGACGGCGCCAGCCGCGGCAACCTCTTCAGCGGCGGCGCCGGCGAACAGGCCCTCGTGCTGTCGATCGCCATCCGCCGCCGTGGCCGGGCGAACCGTTCCCGCGCCGGCTACTTCGCCTACTTCTCCGACCCCGCCAACGCCGTACGCACCGCCCTGTCCTTCCTCGCCGAGGTGGCCCGCGAGATCGGCCAGTCCACCCGCGCCCGCCTGCGCAGGCAGCGCCCGCGCGTCGGCCGGGGCGGCCTCTACCCGGTCGTGCGCGCCTTCGCCACCGTCGTCGAACGGGACGTCGTCGTCGCCGCGGTCATGGGCGACATGCTCGCCGGCCGCACCTGCGTCTACGCCGACCTCGTCGCCTACGACGAGGTCGCCCACCACTCCGGCCCGCACAGCCGCGACGCCGAGAAGGTCCTGCAGCGCCTCGACCGGTCCCTCGCCCTCCTCGAACGCGTCGCCGAACACGCCCCGCGCCCCTACCGCATCGTCGTCCTCTCCGACCACGGCCAGAGCCCCGGAGAAACTTTTCGCTCCCGCTACGGCCTCACTCTGGAAGACCTGGTCCGGGCCGGCTGCGGGCTGCCCGTCCCGCGCCGGGCGGAGCGCACCCGCAGCGGCGCCGAGGCCCGCGCCGCCGTCCGCGCCGCCCTGCGCCGGCCGGTGGAGGAGAAGGACGACCACCGCACCGACCGCCGCTCCGGGCCGATCGTGCTGGCCTCCGGCAACCTCGGCCTGATCTCCTTCCCGGACGTCCCGCACCGCATGACCAAGGAGGAGATCGACGCCCGCCACCCCGCCCTGCTCACCACCCTCGCCAACCACCCCGGCATCGGCTTCCTGCTGGTGCGCAGCGAGGAACACGGCGGCGTGGTGCTCGGCGCCCACGGCGCCGAGATCCCGCTCGCCGGGCTGGACGACGACCCCGGCCCGCTGGCCCGCTTCGGCCCCGGCGCCGCCGACGCCGTCCGCCGCACCCACTCCTTCCCGCACACCGCCGACATCATGGTGAACTCCGCCTACGACCCCGCCGACGGCGAAGTCCTCGCCTTCGAGGAGCAGATCGGCTCCCACGGCGGCCTCGGCGGCGCCCAGTCCCGCCCGTTCCTGCTCTCCCCGCGTGAGCTGTCCGCCCCGGCCGCGGACGACGAGGAACTGGCCGGCGCCGAGCACATCCACCGCGTACTGCGCCGCTGGCTGGGCGAGTCGTCCGGATCCGGGGTGCCCCTCGCACGGGACGTGGAGGAGGAGCGGGCCGCCTGA